A single region of the Variovorax terrae genome encodes:
- a CDS encoding YfhL family 4Fe-4S dicluster ferredoxin translates to MALMITDECINCDVCEPECPNQAIYLGAEIYEIDPRKCTECVGHFDEPQCVQVCPVACIPLNPEVVESRETLWQKFQRLQSEAKTA, encoded by the coding sequence ATGGCGCTGATGATCACCGACGAGTGCATCAACTGCGATGTCTGCGAGCCCGAGTGCCCGAACCAGGCGATCTACCTGGGCGCCGAGATCTACGAGATCGACCCGCGCAAATGCACGGAATGCGTCGGCCATTTCGATGAGCCGCAATGCGTGCAGGTCTGCCCGGTGGCCTGCATTCCGCTGAACCCCGAGGTGGTGGAGTCGCGCGAAACGCTGTGGCAGAAGTTTCAGCGCCTGCAGTCCGAGGCCAAGACGGCCTGA
- a CDS encoding outer membrane lipoprotein LolB produces the protein MNPPRRWLLLIAILFIAGCAHPTRTSGLNDAENPVWSGRLALQVDSEPPQSFSAGFELRGNAGAGELALFSPLGSTLAVLAWAPGSATLRDDKGTRSFDSLDALVAQATGTPLPIAALFDWLQGRDTPVPGWQADLSRRADGRLAARRTEPAPTAQLRLALDR, from the coding sequence GTGAACCCGCCGCGTCGCTGGCTGCTGCTGATTGCTATTCTTTTCATAGCAGGATGTGCCCACCCGACAAGGACCTCTGGCCTGAATGATGCAGAAAACCCGGTCTGGAGCGGCCGTCTGGCGCTGCAGGTCGACTCCGAGCCGCCGCAGTCGTTCTCGGCCGGCTTCGAACTCAGAGGCAACGCCGGCGCGGGCGAGTTGGCGCTGTTCTCCCCGCTGGGCAGCACCCTGGCCGTGCTGGCCTGGGCGCCGGGCAGCGCCACTTTGCGCGACGACAAGGGCACCCGCAGCTTCGACTCGCTGGATGCGCTGGTCGCCCAGGCCACCGGCACGCCCCTTCCCATCGCCGCCCTGTTCGACTGGCTGCAGGGCCGCGACACCCCCGTGCCGGGCTGGCAGGCCGACCTGTCCCGGCGCGCCGACGGGCGCCTAGCGGCCCGGCGCACCGAGCCGGCGCCCACCGCCCAGCTGCGGCTGGCGCTGGACCGGTAG
- the pth gene encoding aminoacyl-tRNA hydrolase: protein MIKLFVGLGNPGPEYDATRHNAGFWWIDALARELKVTLVPDKSYHGLVARTAIHGQTLWLLEPQTFMNLSGKSVAALARFFKIQPDEILVVHDELDIVPGQAKLKLGGSHAGHNGLRDIHAQLGTSDYWRLRLGIGHPGVKSEVIHWVLKKPSPEQRSAIEECVDRTLKAVPALLAGEMEKATLLIHTSKPPRPKPPRPEAARPDSLP, encoded by the coding sequence ATGATCAAACTGTTTGTCGGCCTCGGCAATCCCGGCCCCGAATACGACGCCACGCGCCACAACGCGGGTTTCTGGTGGATCGATGCGCTCGCGCGCGAGCTCAAGGTCACGCTGGTGCCTGACAAGAGCTACCACGGCCTGGTGGCGCGCACGGCCATCCATGGACAGACGCTCTGGCTGCTCGAGCCGCAGACCTTCATGAATCTCTCGGGCAAGTCGGTGGCGGCACTCGCCCGCTTCTTCAAGATCCAGCCCGACGAGATCCTCGTGGTGCACGATGAACTCGACATCGTGCCGGGCCAGGCCAAGCTCAAGCTCGGGGGAAGCCACGCCGGCCACAACGGCCTGCGCGACATCCATGCCCAGCTCGGCACCTCCGACTACTGGCGCCTGCGCCTGGGCATCGGCCACCCGGGCGTGAAATCGGAAGTGATCCATTGGGTGCTGAAAAAACCCTCGCCCGAACAGCGCAGCGCCATCGAAGAATGCGTGGACCGTACCCTCAAGGCCGTGCCCGCGCTGCTGGCAGGCGAGATGGAGAAGGCCACGCTGCTGATCCACACCAGCAAGCCGCCGCGCCCCAAGCCACCCCGGCCCGAGGCGGCCAGGCCCGACAGCCTGCCCTGA
- a CDS encoding ABC transporter substrate-binding protein: MKIQRRSVLLAATVSASLLAAVPMSSIAQANKNAVTIGVTLEPNGLDPSAGAASSISEVTLYNIYETLTKFNENGTATPLLAESWTISPDQKTYTFKLRTGVKFHNGEPFSAASVKYSFERAAAEGSTNKDKAVFTNIAKIDTPDPATVVLTLKNPNPDLLLMLGQGTAIIVEPKSAATNGTQPVGTGPYKFDNWAKGSAVTLSKWDGYRNPAAIKIGKATFRFISDQAASVAALLAGDVDAYPRGIQAKSLDPFKNDPRFQVLIGNSRAKTILSINNKKKPLDDVRVRRAIAAAIDRKAVIDGAVDGLGTPIGSHYVPGAFGYVDTTGVNPYNVEKAKALLAEAGVKTPLELSLKLPPPPYARQGGEIIAAQLAKVGIVAKIENVEWAQWLDGVYKNKNYDLSIVSHVEAFDFSNYAKPDYYFQYDSAKFRELIDKINTATKNDDRAKYYGEAQRLLATDAVNGFLFAPQWATVTSAKLSGVWKDQPIFVNDLSALAWK; the protein is encoded by the coding sequence ATGAAGATTCAACGGCGTTCCGTGCTGCTTGCAGCCACCGTGTCGGCCAGCCTGTTGGCCGCCGTTCCCATGAGCAGCATCGCCCAGGCCAACAAGAATGCCGTGACCATCGGCGTCACGCTCGAACCCAACGGCCTCGACCCGTCCGCAGGCGCCGCTTCGTCCATCTCCGAAGTCACGCTCTACAACATCTACGAAACCCTCACCAAGTTCAACGAGAACGGCACGGCTACGCCCCTGCTGGCCGAGAGCTGGACCATCTCGCCGGACCAGAAGACCTACACCTTCAAGCTGCGCACCGGCGTCAAGTTCCACAACGGCGAGCCCTTCAGCGCCGCCAGCGTGAAGTACTCGTTCGAGCGCGCCGCCGCCGAAGGCTCGACCAACAAGGACAAGGCGGTGTTCACCAACATCGCCAAGATCGACACCCCCGACCCGGCCACGGTGGTGCTCACGCTCAAGAACCCCAACCCCGACCTGCTGCTCATGCTGGGCCAGGGCACGGCCATCATCGTCGAACCCAAGAGCGCCGCCACCAACGGCACCCAGCCGGTCGGCACCGGCCCCTACAAGTTCGACAACTGGGCCAAGGGCTCGGCCGTGACGCTGTCCAAGTGGGACGGCTACCGCAACCCGGCCGCCATCAAGATCGGCAAGGCCACCTTCCGCTTCATCAGCGACCAGGCCGCCTCGGTGGCCGCCCTGCTGGCCGGCGACGTGGACGCCTACCCGCGCGGCATCCAGGCCAAGAGCCTCGATCCGTTCAAGAACGACCCGCGCTTCCAGGTGCTGATCGGCAACTCGCGCGCCAAGACCATCCTGAGCATCAACAACAAGAAGAAGCCGCTGGACGACGTGCGCGTGCGCCGCGCCATCGCGGCCGCGATCGACCGCAAGGCCGTGATCGACGGCGCCGTGGACGGGCTGGGCACGCCCATCGGCAGCCACTACGTGCCGGGCGCCTTCGGCTATGTCGACACCACCGGCGTCAATCCCTACAACGTGGAGAAGGCCAAGGCCCTGCTGGCCGAGGCCGGCGTGAAGACGCCGCTCGAACTGAGCCTCAAGCTGCCGCCGCCGCCCTATGCGCGCCAGGGTGGCGAGATCATCGCGGCCCAGCTCGCCAAGGTCGGCATCGTGGCCAAGATCGAGAACGTCGAATGGGCGCAGTGGCTCGACGGCGTCTACAAGAACAAGAACTACGACCTGAGCATCGTCTCGCACGTCGAGGCCTTCGACTTCTCGAACTACGCCAAACCCGACTACTACTTCCAGTACGACTCGGCCAAGTTCCGCGAGCTGATCGACAAGATCAACACCGCCACCAAGAACGACGACCGCGCCAAGTACTACGGCGAAGCCCAGCGCCTGCTGGCCACCGACGCCGTCAACGGCTTCCTGTTCGCGCCGCAATGGGCCACCGTCACCAGCGCCAAGCTCAGCGGCGTGTGGAAGGACCAGCCCATCTTCGTGAACGACCTGTCGGCCCTGGCCTGGAAATAA
- a CDS encoding tetratricopeptide repeat protein yields the protein MAAELRDALGNPLAVSDPASVAAVNDFVEGFIACEARAVNVLPAAQHDDGPIVQAYAAALHMFAESREGPGNARPFIERALASPLAASEREQRFVRAVQAWIDGDINLAIRLHEEQAREHPRDLASLKLGQYHLFNQGDSPGMLRLALAALPAAADVPYLHGMAAFAWEQCHLLAQAERAARQAIHLCRKEPWAHHALAHVMLTEGRLTEGMAFLRDVSPTWTGLNSFMVTHNWWHLALFALDLGQHDEVLRLYDEQVWGVVKEYSQDQVNAVSLLARLELAGVDVGERWQDVGRYLATRLDDHVLPFLDMQYLYGLARAQRPEAALLMRHIEAHAAQAAGPSRAAWQRVCLPACRGLLAHAAGDHATAVDELGAALPRLLEIGGSHAQRDLFAQIHLDALIRSGGLSGAQNLLQQQLRGQPESLRLRRQAEAVYAALGLDSALASLA from the coding sequence ATGGCTGCAGAACTCCGCGACGCCCTGGGCAACCCCCTGGCGGTGTCCGACCCGGCCAGCGTTGCGGCTGTCAATGATTTCGTCGAGGGGTTCATTGCCTGCGAAGCGCGGGCCGTGAACGTGCTGCCGGCCGCGCAGCACGATGACGGCCCGATCGTGCAGGCCTATGCGGCGGCGCTGCACATGTTCGCCGAATCGCGCGAGGGCCCGGGCAACGCGCGGCCGTTCATCGAGCGGGCCCTGGCCTCGCCGCTGGCGGCCAGCGAGCGCGAGCAGCGCTTCGTGCGCGCCGTGCAGGCCTGGATCGACGGCGACATCAACCTCGCGATCCGGCTCCACGAGGAGCAGGCGCGCGAGCACCCGCGCGACCTGGCCTCGCTCAAGCTGGGGCAATACCACCTGTTCAACCAGGGCGACTCGCCCGGCATGCTGCGCCTGGCCCTGGCCGCCCTGCCCGCCGCCGCCGACGTGCCCTACCTGCACGGCATGGCCGCCTTCGCCTGGGAGCAGTGCCATCTGCTGGCGCAGGCCGAACGCGCCGCTCGCCAGGCCATCCATCTGTGCCGCAAGGAACCCTGGGCCCACCATGCGCTGGCCCATGTGATGCTGACCGAAGGGCGGCTCACCGAGGGCATGGCGTTCCTGCGGGACGTCAGCCCCACCTGGACCGGCCTCAACTCGTTCATGGTCACGCACAACTGGTGGCACCTGGCCCTGTTCGCGCTGGACCTCGGACAGCACGACGAGGTGCTGCGCCTGTATGACGAGCAGGTCTGGGGCGTGGTCAAGGAATATTCGCAGGACCAGGTCAACGCCGTCTCGCTGCTGGCGCGGCTGGAGCTGGCCGGCGTGGACGTGGGCGAGCGCTGGCAGGATGTCGGCCGCTACCTGGCCACTCGCCTGGACGACCATGTGCTGCCGTTCCTCGACATGCAGTACCTGTACGGCCTGGCCCGCGCGCAGCGCCCCGAAGCCGCGCTGCTGATGCGCCACATCGAAGCCCATGCGGCCCAGGCCGCCGGCCCGTCGCGCGCCGCCTGGCAGCGCGTCTGCCTGCCCGCCTGCCGCGGCCTGCTGGCGCACGCCGCGGGCGACCACGCCACCGCCGTGGACGAACTCGGCGCGGCGCTGCCCCGGTTGCTGGAGATCGGCGGCAGCCATGCCCAGCGCGACCTGTTCGCCCAGATCCACCTGGATGCGCTGATCCGCAGCGGCGGCCTGTCCGGCGCCCAGAACCTGTTGCAGCAGCAGCTGCGCGGCCAGCCGGAATCGCTGCGGCTGCGCCGCCAGGCCGAAGCCGTCTATGCGGCGCTGGGGCTCGACTCGGCGCTGGCCAGCCTGGCCTGA
- a CDS encoding 50S ribosomal protein L25/general stress protein Ctc — translation MKFVAFERAKQGTGASRRLRNTGKTPGIVYGGEGQPQLIELDHNALWHALKKEAFHSSILDMELDGKAAKVLLRDVQFHPFKQLVLHIDFQRVDAKTKLHMKVPLHYVNAEESQAVKFEHCVVNHVVAELEVSCLPADLPEFITVDLSGLKKGTSLHLNDITLPKGVAAVTRGKENPVLVSVVATVAEEAPAPAAAAPAAAPAAAKAPAAPKK, via the coding sequence ATGAAATTCGTCGCTTTTGAGCGCGCAAAGCAGGGTACGGGTGCGAGCCGCCGTCTGCGCAACACGGGCAAGACGCCCGGCATCGTCTACGGTGGCGAAGGCCAGCCGCAACTGATCGAACTCGATCACAACGCCCTCTGGCACGCCCTGAAGAAGGAAGCCTTCCACTCGTCCATCCTGGACATGGAGCTGGACGGCAAGGCCGCCAAGGTGCTGCTGCGCGACGTGCAGTTCCACCCGTTCAAGCAACTCGTGCTGCACATCGACTTCCAGCGCGTGGACGCCAAGACCAAGCTGCACATGAAGGTGCCGCTGCACTACGTCAACGCGGAAGAGTCACAGGCGGTCAAGTTCGAACACTGCGTGGTCAACCACGTGGTCGCCGAGCTCGAAGTTTCCTGCCTGCCGGCCGATCTGCCCGAGTTCATCACGGTGGACCTGAGCGGCCTGAAGAAGGGCACCTCGCTGCACCTGAACGACATCACCCTGCCCAAGGGCGTGGCCGCCGTCACCCGCGGCAAGGAAAACCCGGTGCTGGTGTCCGTGGTGGCCACGGTTGCCGAAGAAGCCCCCGCACCGGCTGCTGCAGCCCCGGCCGCCGCGCCTGCCGCTGCCAAGGCTCCCGCCGCCCCCAAGAAGTAA
- the ispE gene encoding 4-(cytidine 5'-diphospho)-2-C-methyl-D-erythritol kinase, which yields MKALYDVPAPAKLNLFLHITGRREDGYHLLQSVFMLIDWCDTLHVELRPDGIISREDLTAALPADDLVVRAARALQAAAATPLGAHIGVAKQIPAQAGMGGGSSDAASCLLALNRLWQLHLPLEKLARIGLQLGADVPFFLYGRHAWVEGIGEKITPLDLPPARFLVVKPGSGLETQTIFTDPELKRDSKTATIQGFAANAESDKFSFGRNDLQPVAQRLCPEVTQALKWLGSQGLQGRMTGSGSAVFAQMLRDVDLDDAQGLRPQAWQVRSCNNLDVHPLLGWAPSDNSSVGGF from the coding sequence ATGAAGGCGCTGTACGACGTCCCGGCTCCGGCCAAGCTGAACCTGTTCCTGCACATCACCGGGCGCCGGGAGGATGGCTACCACCTGCTGCAATCGGTCTTCATGCTGATCGACTGGTGCGACACGCTGCATGTGGAGCTGCGCCCCGACGGGATCATCAGCCGCGAAGACCTGACGGCCGCGCTACCCGCGGACGACCTCGTGGTCCGGGCGGCGCGGGCGCTTCAGGCCGCCGCCGCCACGCCGCTGGGCGCGCACATCGGCGTGGCCAAGCAGATTCCCGCCCAGGCTGGCATGGGCGGAGGGTCCTCCGACGCGGCTTCCTGCCTGCTGGCCCTCAACCGCCTGTGGCAACTGCACCTGCCGCTCGAAAAACTGGCCCGGATCGGCCTGCAGCTGGGTGCCGACGTGCCGTTCTTCCTGTACGGCCGCCATGCCTGGGTCGAGGGTATTGGCGAGAAAATCACCCCTCTCGACCTGCCGCCAGCCCGCTTTCTGGTGGTCAAACCGGGCAGCGGACTCGAGACCCAAACGATTTTCACGGACCCGGAGCTGAAACGCGACAGTAAAACTGCTACAATCCAAGGCTTTGCTGCAAATGCTGAATCAGACAAGTTCAGCTTCGGTCGCAACGACCTGCAGCCAGTCGCCCAAAGGCTCTGCCCCGAGGTGACCCAGGCCCTGAAATGGCTGGGTTCCCAGGGATTGCAGGGCCGGATGACAGGCTCGGGAAGTGCGGTATTTGCGCAGATGTTGCGCGACGTGGATCTGGATGACGCCCAGGGCCTTCGGCCTCAAGCCTGGCAGGTCCGCTCATGCAACAATTTGGATGTCCATCCCCTGCTGGGGTGGGCACCCAGCGACAATTCATCGGTGGGCGGTTTTTAG
- a CDS encoding ABC transporter ATP-binding protein, which yields MTAPLLEASRLVQHYRLPRESLFRPAPLVYALNGVDFRILPGRSLGIVGESGSGKSTLARTVMALETPTSGSVKLLGQDLHTLPPAGLQRARRDFQMVFQDPYGSLDPRQTVARIVAEPLAAQGDASAQEMRERAGETLASVGLRPADLDKYPHEFSGGQRQRIAIARALITRPKLIVADEPVSALDVSVQAQVLNLLQDLQAGFGVTYMFISHDLAVVDRICDEVAVIYRGRIVEQGSPDVLFGRPAHPYTRALLDAVPQTVPGRRRQRRAPMPIASHSSLGQGCAFAGRCPHAQERCLAQAPELRAVADAAGVHLAACHFAEDVMAQPSPLSLAA from the coding sequence ATGACCGCCCCCCTGCTTGAAGCATCCCGTCTCGTGCAGCACTACCGGCTGCCGCGCGAGAGCCTGTTCCGTCCGGCGCCGCTGGTCTATGCGCTCAATGGCGTGGACTTCCGCATCCTGCCGGGCAGGAGCCTGGGCATCGTGGGCGAATCCGGCTCGGGCAAATCCACCCTTGCGCGCACCGTGATGGCGCTGGAGACGCCCACCAGCGGCTCCGTCAAGCTGCTGGGGCAGGACCTGCACACGCTGCCGCCCGCCGGGCTGCAGCGCGCGCGGCGCGACTTCCAGATGGTGTTCCAGGACCCCTACGGCTCGCTCGACCCGCGCCAGACCGTGGCCCGCATCGTGGCCGAGCCGCTGGCCGCGCAGGGCGACGCCTCGGCGCAGGAGATGCGCGAGCGCGCCGGCGAGACGCTGGCCTCGGTCGGCCTGCGCCCGGCCGACCTCGACAAATACCCGCACGAGTTCTCGGGCGGCCAGCGCCAGCGCATCGCCATCGCGCGCGCGCTCATCACGCGGCCCAAGCTCATCGTGGCCGACGAACCCGTCTCGGCACTCGATGTCTCGGTGCAGGCCCAAGTGCTCAACCTGCTGCAGGACCTGCAGGCCGGCTTCGGCGTGACCTACATGTTCATCAGCCACGACCTGGCCGTGGTCGACCGCATCTGCGACGAAGTGGCCGTGATCTACCGCGGGCGCATCGTGGAACAGGGCAGCCCCGACGTGCTGTTCGGCCGGCCGGCCCATCCCTACACCCGCGCCCTGCTCGACGCCGTGCCGCAGACGGTGCCGGGCCGCCGGCGCCAGCGGCGCGCGCCGATGCCGATCGCCAGCCACAGCAGCCTGGGCCAGGGCTGCGCCTTCGCCGGCCGCTGCCCGCATGCGCAGGAGCGCTGCTTGGCACAGGCGCCCGAGCTGCGCGCCGTCGCCGATGCGGCGGGCGTGCATCTCGCGGCCTGCCATTTCGCCGAAGACGTGATGGCCCAGCCTTCGCCATTGTCGCTGGCCGCCTAG
- a CDS encoding ABC transporter ATP-binding protein has protein sequence MALLEVDNLVVRLKTSRGPADAVRGVSFSLDSGDTLGLIGESGCGKSLTAMALMGLLPASAQVTGSIRLNGRELVGLPDAELCKVRGNRIGMIFQEPMTALNPLHTIGRQVAEPLMRHRGLSGAAARKEVIALLDRVGLPDAARRVDAYPHQFSGGQRQRVTIAMALACGPELLIADEPTTALDVTIQGQILDLIADLVQERGMAMILISHDLGVIAENVRRMLVMYGGSVVESGPTESVFAHLAHPYSQGLFAARPRIGGARHARLTTIAGTVPELVDLPSGCPFTARCSVALDSCAHLRPAPVLVGAHHEARCVLAQPMTPEPA, from the coding sequence ATGGCCCTGCTGGAAGTCGACAACCTCGTCGTCCGACTGAAAACTTCGCGCGGCCCGGCCGATGCGGTGCGCGGCGTGAGCTTCAGCCTGGACAGCGGCGACACGCTCGGCCTGATCGGCGAATCGGGTTGCGGCAAGTCGCTCACCGCCATGGCGCTGATGGGCCTGCTGCCCGCCAGCGCCCAGGTCACCGGCAGCATCCGCCTCAATGGCCGTGAACTGGTGGGCCTGCCCGACGCCGAGCTGTGCAAGGTCCGCGGCAACCGCATCGGCATGATCTTCCAGGAGCCGATGACGGCGCTCAACCCGCTGCACACCATCGGCCGCCAGGTGGCCGAGCCGCTGATGCGCCACCGCGGCCTGTCCGGGGCAGCGGCCCGCAAGGAGGTGATCGCCCTGCTCGACCGCGTCGGCCTGCCCGACGCCGCGCGCCGCGTGGACGCCTACCCGCACCAGTTCTCGGGCGGCCAGCGCCAGCGCGTGACCATCGCCATGGCGCTGGCCTGCGGCCCCGAGCTGCTGATCGCCGATGAGCCCACTACCGCGCTTGACGTGACCATCCAGGGCCAGATCCTCGACCTGATCGCCGACCTCGTCCAGGAGCGCGGCATGGCCATGATCCTGATCTCGCACGATCTCGGCGTGATCGCCGAGAACGTGCGCCGCATGCTCGTGATGTATGGCGGCAGCGTGGTCGAAAGCGGCCCCACCGAATCGGTGTTCGCCCATCTCGCCCATCCCTACAGCCAGGGCCTGTTCGCCGCCCGCCCGCGCATCGGCGGCGCCCGCCATGCGCGCCTGACCACCATCGCGGGCACGGTGCCCGAGCTGGTGGACCTGCCGTCCGGCTGCCCCTTCACCGCGCGCTGCAGCGTGGCCCTGGACAGCTGTGCCCACCTGCGTCCCGCGCCGGTGCTCGTCGGCGCCCACCACGAGGCCCGCTGCGTGCTGGCCCAGCCCATGACCCCGGAGCCGGCATGA
- a CDS encoding ribose-phosphate pyrophosphokinase, translating to MQAQHPDFMVFTGNANPGMAAEIAQHLGISLGAAHVGRFSDGEVTVEINQNVRARDVFVVQSTCAPTNENLMELLIMVDALKRASAERISAVIPYFGYARQDRRPRSSRVPISAKVVANLLQTVGVSRVLTMDLHADQIQGFFDIPVDNIYASPVLLGDLRQKSYDDLIVVSPDVGGVVRARALAKQLGCDLAIIDKRRPKANVSEVMHVIGEIDGRNCVIMDDMIDTAGTLVKAAEVLKERGAKKVYAYCTHPIFSGPAIERIAKGTALDEVVVTNTIPLSDAARGCQKIRQLSVAPLIAETIQRIAKGESVMSLFSDQENLF from the coding sequence ATGCAGGCTCAACATCCTGATTTCATGGTTTTCACGGGCAATGCCAACCCTGGCATGGCCGCCGAGATTGCGCAGCATCTGGGCATCTCGCTGGGTGCGGCCCATGTGGGGCGCTTTTCCGACGGCGAAGTCACCGTCGAGATCAACCAGAACGTGCGTGCGCGCGACGTCTTCGTGGTGCAGTCCACCTGCGCCCCGACCAACGAAAACCTGATGGAACTGCTGATCATGGTCGATGCGCTCAAGCGCGCCTCGGCCGAGCGCATTTCCGCGGTGATCCCCTATTTCGGCTACGCCCGCCAGGACCGCCGCCCGCGCTCGTCGCGCGTGCCGATCTCGGCCAAGGTGGTTGCCAACCTGCTGCAGACCGTGGGCGTGTCCCGCGTGCTGACCATGGACCTGCACGCCGACCAGATCCAGGGCTTCTTCGACATCCCGGTGGACAACATCTACGCCTCGCCGGTGCTGCTGGGCGACCTGCGCCAGAAGAGCTACGACGACCTGATCGTGGTCTCGCCCGACGTCGGCGGCGTGGTACGCGCCCGTGCGCTGGCCAAGCAGCTCGGCTGCGACCTGGCCATCATCGACAAGCGCCGCCCCAAGGCCAACGTGAGCGAAGTCATGCACGTGATCGGCGAGATCGACGGGCGCAACTGCGTGATCATGGACGACATGATCGACACCGCCGGCACCCTTGTGAAGGCGGCCGAGGTGCTCAAGGAACGCGGCGCCAAGAAGGTCTATGCCTACTGCACGCACCCGATCTTCTCGGGCCCCGCCATCGAGCGCATCGCCAAGGGCACGGCGCTCGATGAAGTCGTGGTGACCAACACCATCCCGCTCAGCGATGCCGCGCGGGGATGCCAGAAAATCCGCCAGCTCTCCGTGGCGCCGCTGATCGCCGAGACGATCCAGCGCATTGCCAAGGGCGAGTCGGTGATGAGTTTGTTCTCGGACCAGGAAAACCTCTTCTGA
- a CDS encoding ABC transporter permease translates to MNTLTLTPAPTAPPGFWRRALRHRSFMLGALLTLLLILTAAVSLFWTPWSPYDIDIPGKLQKPGAAHWLGTDSLGRDVLSLIMAGARNSILVGVIAVGIGLVGGTLLGMLAAARRGWVEEFIMRASDFTFAFPAILLAIMMTAVFGPGIVNSIIAIGIANIPTFARITRASATSVWGREYVLAARACGKGAWRISIEHVLPNILSIIIVQATIRFAIAILAEAALSYLGLGTQPPQPSWGRMLSEAQTLLFQAPRLAVFPGLAIAMAVLGLNLLGDGLRDLLDPRLSRER, encoded by the coding sequence ATGAATACCCTGACCCTGACTCCCGCCCCGACGGCACCGCCCGGCTTCTGGCGCCGCGCACTGCGCCACCGCAGCTTCATGCTCGGCGCCCTGCTCACCCTGCTGCTGATCCTCACGGCCGCCGTGTCGCTGTTCTGGACGCCCTGGTCGCCCTACGACATCGACATCCCGGGCAAGCTGCAGAAGCCGGGCGCCGCGCACTGGCTGGGCACCGACTCGCTGGGGCGCGACGTGCTCTCGCTCATCATGGCCGGCGCGCGCAACTCCATCCTGGTGGGCGTGATCGCGGTCGGCATCGGCCTCGTCGGCGGCACGCTGCTGGGCATGCTGGCGGCCGCGCGCCGCGGCTGGGTGGAGGAGTTCATCATGCGCGCATCGGACTTCACCTTCGCCTTCCCCGCCATCCTGCTGGCCATCATGATGACCGCGGTGTTCGGCCCCGGCATCGTCAACTCCATCATCGCCATCGGCATTGCCAACATCCCCACGTTCGCGCGCATCACGCGGGCCTCGGCCACCAGCGTGTGGGGACGCGAGTACGTGCTGGCCGCGCGCGCCTGCGGCAAGGGCGCCTGGCGCATCTCGATCGAGCATGTGCTGCCCAACATCCTCTCGATCATCATCGTGCAGGCCACCATCCGCTTCGCCATCGCCATTCTTGCGGAAGCCGCACTGTCCTACCTGGGCCTGGGCACCCAGCCGCCCCAGCCGTCCTGGGGCCGCATGCTCAGCGAAGCGCAGACGCTGCTGTTCCAGGCCCCGCGCCTGGCGGTCTTTCCGGGGCTGGCCATCGCGATGGCCGTGCTCGGCCTCAACCTGCTGGGCGACGGTCTGCGCGACCTGCTCGACCCGCGTCTGTCACGGGAGCGCTGA
- a CDS encoding ABC transporter permease, whose amino-acid sequence MSLFLAKRFITLIATLLAASVVIFLALEVLPGNAAQMMMGPDAPQEAVQALSHKLGLDKPAAERYWDWIEGMSRGDLGNSYAYGTPVTELILERLALTIPLAILAMLLTTVLALTAGIYAASRHNRLGDVGMMGLSQFGIAIPNFWFAILLILLFSVNLRWFSAGGFPGWGNGVWPALKSLVLPAVSLAVVQAAILARITRSAVLEVLREDFVRTARAKGLSQRATLWGHVLRNALIPVITVMGLQFAELLAGTIVVENVFYLPGLGRLIFQSISNRDLIVVRDCMMLLAGMVVLVNFVVDLLYAAIDPRIKASDI is encoded by the coding sequence ATGAGTCTTTTTCTTGCCAAGCGGTTCATCACGCTGATCGCCACCCTGCTCGCCGCGTCCGTCGTCATCTTCCTGGCCCTCGAAGTCCTGCCCGGCAACGCGGCCCAGATGATGATGGGGCCCGACGCCCCGCAGGAAGCCGTGCAGGCGCTGTCGCACAAGCTGGGGCTGGACAAGCCCGCGGCCGAGCGCTACTGGGACTGGATCGAGGGCATGAGCCGGGGCGACCTCGGCAACAGCTATGCCTATGGCACGCCGGTGACCGAGCTGATCCTCGAGCGCCTGGCGCTGACCATCCCGCTGGCCATCCTGGCCATGCTGCTCACCACCGTGCTGGCGCTCACCGCCGGCATCTACGCCGCCTCGCGCCACAACCGGCTCGGCGATGTCGGCATGATGGGCCTGAGCCAGTTCGGCATCGCGATCCCGAATTTCTGGTTTGCCATCCTGCTGATCCTGCTGTTCTCGGTGAACCTGCGATGGTTCTCCGCCGGCGGCTTTCCGGGCTGGGGCAACGGCGTCTGGCCCGCGCTCAAGTCACTGGTGCTGCCGGCTGTGTCGCTGGCCGTGGTGCAGGCGGCCATCCTGGCGCGCATCACGCGCTCGGCCGTGCTGGAGGTGCTGCGCGAGGACTTCGTGCGCACCGCGCGCGCCAAGGGCCTGTCGCAGCGCGCCACGCTGTGGGGCCATGTGCTGCGCAACGCGCTGATTCCGGTGATCACCGTCATGGGCCTGCAGTTCGCCGAGCTGCTGGCCGGCACCATCGTGGTGGAGAACGTGTTCTACCTGCCCGGCCTCGGGCGTCTGATCTTCCAGTCCATCTCCAACCGCGACCTGATCGTCGTGCGCGACTGCATGATGCTGCTGGCCGGCATGGTGGTGCTGGTGAATTTCGTGGTCGACCTGCTGTATGCCGCGATCGACCCCCGCATCAAGGCCTCGGACATCTGA